A section of the Halostella salina genome encodes:
- a CDS encoding ribonucleotide-diphosphate reductase subunit beta produces the protein MPISNDDTHDPNKILPIDYDWAREYYRDGVANNWTPEEVPMQDDVSQWENGELTDAEQRLVEWNLGFFSTAESLTANNIVLALYEYVTAPECRQYLLRQAYEEAVHTDTFIYCCDTLGFDPEYMYGMYDRIPSIREKDEFVVDLTRAVDRDDFAIETTDDVREFVRDCVGFYVIMEGIFFYAGFAMMLALKRRGKMVGVGEQFEYIMRDESLHLNFGVDLINQIRDERPGVWTDAFEREVEDLVREAVRLEGIYAEEACPDEVLGMSADQFVEYVEYVADRRLQQLRMDPVYGTDNPFPWMAEQVDLNKEKNFFESTVTEYRDAGSLDWD, from the coding sequence ATGCCTATCAGCAACGACGACACCCACGACCCGAACAAGATACTGCCGATCGACTACGACTGGGCCCGCGAGTACTACCGCGACGGCGTCGCCAACAACTGGACGCCCGAGGAGGTGCCCATGCAGGACGACGTGAGCCAGTGGGAGAACGGCGAGCTCACCGACGCCGAGCAGCGCCTCGTCGAGTGGAACCTCGGCTTCTTCTCGACGGCCGAGTCGCTGACCGCGAACAACATCGTCCTCGCGCTGTACGAGTACGTCACCGCGCCGGAGTGCCGCCAGTACCTGCTCCGGCAGGCCTACGAGGAGGCGGTCCACACGGACACGTTCATCTACTGCTGTGACACGCTCGGCTTCGACCCCGAGTACATGTATGGGATGTACGACCGCATCCCGTCGATCCGCGAGAAGGACGAGTTCGTCGTCGACCTCACGCGGGCGGTCGACCGGGACGACTTCGCCATCGAGACGACCGACGACGTGCGCGAGTTCGTCCGCGACTGCGTCGGCTTCTACGTCATCATGGAGGGGATCTTCTTCTACGCCGGCTTCGCCATGATGCTCGCGCTGAAGCGCCGCGGGAAGATGGTCGGCGTCGGCGAGCAGTTCGAGTACATCATGCGCGACGAGTCGCTCCACCTGAACTTCGGGGTGGACCTCATCAACCAGATCCGCGACGAGCGCCCCGGCGTCTGGACCGACGCGTTCGAGCGGGAGGTCGAGGACCTAGTCCGCGAGGCCGTCCGCCTCGAGGGGATCTACGCCGAGGAGGCCTGCCCCGACGAGGTGCTCGGCATGTCGGCCGACCAGTTCGTCGAGTACGTCGAGTACGTCGCGGACCGCCGGCTCCAGCAACTCCGGATGGACCCCGTCTACGGCACCGACAACCCGTTCCCGTGGATGGCCGAGCAGGTCGACCTCAACAAGGAGAAGAACTTCTTCGAGTCGACGGTGACGGAGTACCGCGACGCCGGCAGTCTGGACTGGGACTGA
- a CDS encoding excinuclease ABC subunit C — protein sequence MNAAAVRERAGALPRDPGVYQFQQGGTTLYVGKAVDLRDRVRSYADPRSRRIGRMVERADSIEVAVTDTETQALLLEANLIKRHQPRYNVRLKDDKSYPLVQLTDHPVPRIEVTRDPDPDAVAYGPFTDKGRVETVVKALRETYGLRGCSDHKYANRDRPCLDYEVGLCTAPCTGEIGEDAYADDVASVRRFFEGETGVLADPLRREMERAAESQEFERAANLRDRLDVVESFHEGGGEAVSSHGGERSVDVLGVAVEGDDATVARLHSEGGQLVDRERHRLAAPEDGEGVPGVLAAFLVQYYAERDLPDAVLLPERHGDPEVDAWLDAEGVAVRVPGAGREAKLVDLALKNARSRGGDRDGTRALADELGIDRADRIEGFDVSHAQGSAVVGSNVTFVDGDPEKPDYRRKKLEDRNDDYANMRDLVRWRAERAVEGRDDRPDPDLLLIDGGEGQLGAARDALAETGWDVPAVALAKDRELVVTPSGVRDWPDDAPHLHLLQRVRDEAHRFAVQYHQTVRDEVKTVLDDVPGVGPETRKRLLRRFGSVENVRAASPDELRSVDGVGEKTAETLASRL from the coding sequence ATGAACGCCGCGGCGGTTCGGGAGCGGGCGGGGGCCCTCCCCCGCGACCCCGGTGTCTACCAGTTCCAGCAGGGCGGGACGACGCTGTACGTCGGCAAGGCCGTCGACCTGCGGGACCGGGTCCGGTCGTACGCCGATCCGCGGAGCCGGCGGATCGGCCGGATGGTCGAGCGTGCCGACAGCATCGAGGTGGCTGTCACCGACACCGAGACCCAGGCGCTGTTGCTGGAGGCCAACCTGATCAAGCGCCACCAGCCCCGCTACAACGTCCGGCTGAAGGACGACAAGTCCTACCCGCTGGTCCAGCTTACCGACCACCCCGTCCCGCGGATCGAGGTGACGCGTGACCCCGACCCGGACGCCGTCGCGTACGGTCCCTTCACGGACAAGGGCCGGGTCGAAACCGTCGTGAAGGCGCTCCGCGAGACGTACGGCCTGCGCGGTTGTTCGGACCACAAGTACGCGAACCGGGACCGCCCCTGTCTGGACTACGAGGTCGGTCTCTGCACCGCGCCCTGCACCGGCGAGATCGGAGAAGACGCGTACGCCGACGACGTGGCCTCCGTCCGGCGCTTCTTCGAGGGCGAGACGGGCGTGCTCGCCGACCCGCTCCGCCGCGAGATGGAGCGGGCCGCCGAGAGCCAGGAGTTCGAGCGCGCGGCGAACCTCCGGGACCGCCTCGACGTCGTCGAGTCGTTCCACGAGGGCGGCGGCGAGGCCGTGTCGAGCCACGGCGGCGAGCGGAGCGTCGACGTGCTCGGCGTCGCCGTCGAGGGCGACGACGCCACCGTCGCCCGCCTCCACAGCGAGGGGGGCCAGTTAGTCGACCGGGAACGCCACCGGCTGGCCGCCCCCGAGGACGGGGAGGGCGTCCCCGGCGTGCTGGCGGCGTTTCTCGTGCAGTACTACGCCGAGCGCGACCTGCCCGACGCCGTCCTCCTGCCGGAGCGCCACGGCGACCCCGAGGTCGACGCCTGGCTGGACGCCGAGGGCGTCGCCGTCCGGGTGCCCGGCGCGGGCCGCGAGGCGAAGCTCGTCGACCTCGCGCTGAAGAACGCCCGGAGCCGCGGCGGCGACCGCGACGGGACGCGGGCGCTGGCCGACGAGCTCGGCATCGACCGCGCGGACCGCATCGAGGGGTTCGACGTGAGTCACGCGCAAGGGAGCGCCGTCGTCGGCAGCAACGTGACGTTCGTCGACGGCGACCCGGAGAAGCCCGACTACCGCCGGAAGAAACTCGAGGACCGCAACGACGACTACGCCAACATGCGCGACCTGGTCCGGTGGCGCGCCGAGCGCGCCGTCGAGGGGCGGGACGACCGCCCGGACCCTGACCTCCTGCTGATCGACGGCGGTGAGGGCCAGCTGGGGGCGGCGCGGGACGCCCTCGCGGAGACGGGCTGGGACGTCCCGGCCGTCGCGCTCGCCAAGGACCGGGAACTCGTCGTGACGCCCTCGGGCGTCCGCGACTGGCCCGACGACGCGCCCCACCTCCACCTCCTCCAGCGCGTGCGCGACGAGGCCCATCGCTTCGCCGTCCAGTACCACCAGACCGTCCGCGACGAAGTGAAGACGGTGCTGGACGACGTGCCCGGCGTCGGCCCCGAAACGCGGAAACGCCTGCTCCGGCGCTTCGGCAGCGTCGAGAACGTCCGGGCGGCCTCGCCCGACGAACTGCGGAGCGTCGACGGCGTCGGCGAGAAGACCGCCGAGACGCTGGCGAGTCGGCTGTAG
- a CDS encoding helix-turn-helix transcriptional regulator, whose amino-acid sequence MATDTGIDEVEIAEPGAVTSHNNSTYVWTDEPYNLTVSFTGTEDREYRVCADRYTDGNRTTSIGCVGNVSGPNATVTLAVDQPDTNETERQTVAVVLTDSNGTTVDAENLSTRAVTKDGDLDGDGLPNGKEVELGLDMTDSDMDMDGLSDGAEVENYGTDPTDPDTDGDGLRDGLELQLGTNPTDGATVVKLTAGALVFGVGLIAGWVLYSRRQDGASAAAETDQPDPDDEPLLTDEQRVLQLLRENDGRMKQAAIVEETEWSKAKVSRLLSDMTENGEVEKLSIGRENIIHLEGQGPEAAKPPYGE is encoded by the coding sequence ATGGCGACGGACACCGGGATCGACGAGGTCGAGATCGCGGAGCCGGGGGCCGTCACGAGCCACAACAACTCGACGTACGTCTGGACCGACGAGCCGTACAACCTGACGGTCTCCTTCACCGGCACGGAGGACCGCGAGTACCGGGTCTGTGCCGACCGGTACACCGACGGGAACCGCACGACCAGCATCGGCTGTGTGGGGAACGTCTCCGGCCCGAACGCGACGGTCACGCTCGCGGTCGACCAGCCCGACACGAACGAGACGGAGCGCCAGACGGTCGCGGTCGTACTCACTGACTCGAACGGAACGACCGTCGACGCGGAGAACCTCTCGACGAGAGCCGTCACGAAGGACGGCGACTTAGACGGCGACGGGCTTCCCAACGGGAAGGAGGTCGAACTCGGGCTCGACATGACCGACTCCGACATGGACATGGACGGCCTGTCCGACGGCGCGGAGGTCGAGAACTACGGGACGGACCCGACCGACCCCGACACGGACGGCGACGGGCTCCGGGACGGGCTCGAACTCCAGCTCGGCACGAACCCGACCGACGGCGCGACGGTCGTGAAGCTCACGGCCGGCGCGCTCGTCTTCGGCGTCGGTCTCATCGCCGGCTGGGTCCTCTACAGCCGCCGGCAGGATGGGGCGTCGGCGGCCGCCGAGACCGACCAGCCCGACCCAGACGACGAGCCGCTCCTCACCGACGAACAGCGGGTGTTACAGCTCCTCCGGGAGAACGACGGCCGGATGAAACAGGCGGCGATCGTCGAGGAGACGGAGTGGTCGAAGGCGAAGGTGAGCCGGCTCCTGTCGGACATGACGGAGAACGGTGAGGTCGAGAAGCTCTCGATCGGCCGCGAGAACATCATCCACCTCGAAGGGCAGGGACCGGAGGCGGCGAAACCGCCGTACGGCGAGTGA